ACCCCAGGCAGCGCGGACGGTGGTGATTGCTTCGGGCAAAAAGACAATCATTGCGATGATGATGCCGGAAAGCGCGATGGGAGCGCCGAGGCGGTTAAGGCCGTCATCGAGAAGCGATGCCATATCGTGAGAGAGCAAAACGATCGGAATTACCGTGATGAGCAAAACCAGCGCGCGGGTGAGAATTTCTCCTTTGTGCTCGCGGAAAATCGCGGCGATTCCGGGGCTGTTGGAAGCAACGATGTCCTTGTCTGTTTCCGTGAAGTCGGCATGCTGGGCGCCGGTTTGGCGGTAGAGAAAGAATGCGTACAGGATGACCGTCAAGGTCACGACGGTGATGGCCTGCGCGGTGTTATATGCACCATCGGTGCCGATGACAGCCGGAATGGCGAAGGCGGTGGCGATGAGTACGACGAGCATCGATAAGTATGCGGAAATACCGGCGCGGTTGACCTGCAGGTTGCTATGACACATGCCGCCGACGATGAGTGCCAGGCCGATGACTAGGTTGAGGACAATCATGACCGTGGCCATGACGGAATCACGCGCGATGGTGTGATGATCGCCTGGGCCGAGCATGACCGCGGAGATGAGAATGACTTCAATGCCGACAATTGAAAGGGTCAGCACCAGGGTGCCGTAGGGATCACCAAGCCGGTGCGCAAGGTGTTCAGCTTGGGTGACAACCCCGCCGGAACACACGATGATGACGCCCACGATGAGCGCAAGAAGGGTGAAGACGAGGGGCATCGATAAGCTGCCGGCGAGAAAACCTGATGCCAGTGATAGTAGTGCGACCGCAACCCAGCCCAATACAATTCGGGTGATGACGGATCCG
This region of Corynebacterium casei LMG S-19264 genomic DNA includes:
- a CDS encoding calcium:proton antiporter, encoding MSASTALRGVLTGSVITRIVLGWVAVALLSLASGFLAGSLSMPLVFTLLALIVGVIIVCSGGVVTQAEHLAHRLGDPYGTLVLTLSIVGIEVILISAVMLGPGDHHTIARDSVMATVMIVLNLVIGLALIVGGMCHSNLQVNRAGISAYLSMLVVLIATAFAIPAVIGTDGAYNTAQAITVVTLTVILYAFFLYRQTGAQHADFTETDKDIVASNSPGIAAIFREHKGEILTRALVLLITVIPIVLLSHDMASLLDDGLNRLGAPIALSGIIIAMIVFLPEAITTVRAAWGGEGQRVVNLAHGALVSCVGLTLPVVLIIGLLTGQTVTLAENPTNLLLLGISLALSIATFNSQKVTAIHGGAHLFVFILYALSVFS